A single genomic interval of Corylus avellana chromosome ca10, CavTom2PMs-1.0 harbors:
- the LOC132164449 gene encoding protein LIGHT-DEPENDENT SHORT HYPOCOTYLS 5-like isoform X2 has product MDSASGAGASDPNSGGEGPSATRSAAAAEGSSPAPPSRYESQKRRDWNTFLQYLKNHKPPLTLARCSGAHVIEFLKYLDQFGKTKVHITGCPYFGHPNPPAPCACPLKQAWGSLDALIGRLRAAYEENGGRPESNPFGARAVRIYLREVREGQAKARGIPYEKKKRKRPNATAATVVENVSVAPYTNSRAWPKP; this is encoded by the exons ATGGATTCAGCATCAGGTGCTGGAGCATCCGACCCGAATAGCGGAGGAGAGGGTCCGTCGGCAACCCGGTCAGCGGCAGCAGCAGAGGGGTCATCGCCCGCGCCACCGAGCCGCTACGAGTCGCAGAAGCGGCGAGACTGGAATACCTTCTTACAGTACCTGAAGAACCACAAGCCGCCGTTAACTCTAGCCCGGTGCAGTGGCGCGCACGTGATCGAGTTTTTGAAGTACTTGGACCAATTCGGGAAGACCAAGGTGCATATCACGGGTTGTCCTTATTTCGGGCACCCGAACCCTCCCGCCCCATGTGCTTGTCCTTTAAAGCAAGCTTGGGGGAGCCTGGACGCGCTGATCGGACGTCTGAGAGCAGCCTACGAGGAGAACGGCGGGCGGCCGGAGTCGAACCCGTTCGGAGCAAGGGCGGTGAGGATTTACTTGAGGGAGGTGAGGGAAGGGCAGGCCAAAGCCAGAGGAATTCCTTACGAGAAGAAGAAGCGAAAAAGGCCCAACGCCACCGCGGCAACGGTGGTGGAGAATGTGTCTGTGGCGCCG TACACCAACTCAAGAGCGTGGCCTAAACCTTAA
- the LOC132164449 gene encoding protein LIGHT-DEPENDENT SHORT HYPOCOTYLS 5-like isoform X1, with amino-acid sequence MDSASGAGASDPNSGGEGPSATRSAAAAEGSSPAPPSRYESQKRRDWNTFLQYLKNHKPPLTLARCSGAHVIEFLKYLDQFGKTKVHITGCPYFGHPNPPAPCACPLKQAWGSLDALIGRLRAAYEENGGRPESNPFGARAVRIYLREVREGQAKARGIPYEKKKRKRPNATAATVVENVSVAPVSQVADAGGGGGGEGSASTSSAAQTATTTTATTTTV; translated from the coding sequence ATGGATTCAGCATCAGGTGCTGGAGCATCCGACCCGAATAGCGGAGGAGAGGGTCCGTCGGCAACCCGGTCAGCGGCAGCAGCAGAGGGGTCATCGCCCGCGCCACCGAGCCGCTACGAGTCGCAGAAGCGGCGAGACTGGAATACCTTCTTACAGTACCTGAAGAACCACAAGCCGCCGTTAACTCTAGCCCGGTGCAGTGGCGCGCACGTGATCGAGTTTTTGAAGTACTTGGACCAATTCGGGAAGACCAAGGTGCATATCACGGGTTGTCCTTATTTCGGGCACCCGAACCCTCCCGCCCCATGTGCTTGTCCTTTAAAGCAAGCTTGGGGGAGCCTGGACGCGCTGATCGGACGTCTGAGAGCAGCCTACGAGGAGAACGGCGGGCGGCCGGAGTCGAACCCGTTCGGAGCAAGGGCGGTGAGGATTTACTTGAGGGAGGTGAGGGAAGGGCAGGCCAAAGCCAGAGGAATTCCTTACGAGAAGAAGAAGCGAAAAAGGCCCAACGCCACCGCGGCAACGGTGGTGGAGAATGTGTCTGTGGCGCCGGTGAGTCAAGTAGCTGATGCTGGCGGCGGTGGTGGCGGTGAGGGAAGTGCTAGTACTAGTAGTGCTGCTCAAACAGCTACTACAACTACTGCAACTACTACCACCGTATAG
- the LOC132164595 gene encoding gamma-interferon-responsive lysosomal thiol protein-like isoform X2 yields the protein MACRPVTTLFLMFFFLFTSSSASRILPSNSQKVSLGLYYESLCPYSANFIVNYLAQLFETDLISVVDLKLVPWGNAKLRGNDTFDCQHGPSECLLNTVEACAIHAWPELLELQYAAETNSLEPPHEYVPWVVVNGEPLYEDYENFVSYICKAYKGTAVLEGCSSVSLHTIQKGKTNPIHPDCFETGMLALTARITSAITSWMQQMNMVASLFLSIY from the exons ATGGCTTGTCGTCCAGTAACTACCCTCTTTCTAatgttcttcttcttgttcaCATCTTCCTCAGCTTCAAGAATTTTACCATCGAATTCTCAGAAAGTTTCGTTGGGTCTATACTATGAATCCCTGTGCCCCTACAGCGCCAACTTCATCGTCAACTACCTGGCCCAGCTCTTCGAAACTGACCTCATCTCCGTCGTCGATCTCAAACTCGTTCCTTGGGGTAACGCCAAACTCAGAGGCAACGACACCTTCGATTGCCAG CACGGCCCATCTGAATGCTTACTGAACACTGTGGAAGCCTGTGCAATCCATGCCTGGCCTGAACTG CTTGAATTACAGTATGCAGCTGAAACAAATTCCCTTGAGCCTCCTCATGAGTATGTGCCGTGGGTAGTTGTGAATGGAGAACCACTCTATGAG GATTACGAAAACTTTGTAAGCTATATATGCAAGGCTTATAAAGGCACTGCTGTGCTCGAAGGCTGTAGCAGTGTATCCCTGCATACCAtacaaaaagggaaaacaaatcCTATCCATCCAGATTGTTTTGAGACAGGAATGCTGGCATTAACTGCAAGAATAACATCAGCCATAACATCATGGATGCAACAAATGAACATGGTGGCTTCACTGTTCCTCTCTATTTACTAG
- the LOC132164595 gene encoding gamma-interferon-responsive lysosomal thiol protein-like isoform X1: MACRPVTTLFLMFFFLFTSSSASRILPSNSQKVSLGLYYESLCPYSANFIVNYLAQLFETDLISVVDLKLVPWGNAKLRGNDTFDCQHGPSECLLNTVEACAIHAWPELSEHFPFINCVETLAYEHKYPEWESCFDKLNLDSKPIADCYSSGYGKELELQYAAETNSLEPPHEYVPWVVVNGEPLYEDYENFVSYICKAYKGTAVLEGCSSVSLHTIQKGKTNPIHPDCFETGMLALTARITSAITSWMQQMNMVASLFLSIY; this comes from the exons ATGGCTTGTCGTCCAGTAACTACCCTCTTTCTAatgttcttcttcttgttcaCATCTTCCTCAGCTTCAAGAATTTTACCATCGAATTCTCAGAAAGTTTCGTTGGGTCTATACTATGAATCCCTGTGCCCCTACAGCGCCAACTTCATCGTCAACTACCTGGCCCAGCTCTTCGAAACTGACCTCATCTCCGTCGTCGATCTCAAACTCGTTCCTTGGGGTAACGCCAAACTCAGAGGCAACGACACCTTCGATTGCCAG CACGGCCCATCTGAATGCTTACTGAACACTGTGGAAGCCTGTGCAATCCATGCCTGGCCTGAACTG AGCgagcattttccttttattaattGCGTCGAGACTTTGGCCTATGAACACAAATACCCTGAGTGGGAATCATGTTTTGATAAATTGAACTTGGATTCAAAACCCATTGCAGATTGCTATAGCAGCGGATACGGGAAAGAG CTTGAATTACAGTATGCAGCTGAAACAAATTCCCTTGAGCCTCCTCATGAGTATGTGCCGTGGGTAGTTGTGAATGGAGAACCACTCTATGAG GATTACGAAAACTTTGTAAGCTATATATGCAAGGCTTATAAAGGCACTGCTGTGCTCGAAGGCTGTAGCAGTGTATCCCTGCATACCAtacaaaaagggaaaacaaatcCTATCCATCCAGATTGTTTTGAGACAGGAATGCTGGCATTAACTGCAAGAATAACATCAGCCATAACATCATGGATGCAACAAATGAACATGGTGGCTTCACTGTTCCTCTCTATTTACTAG
- the LOC132164028 gene encoding cinnamoyl-CoA reductase 1-like, with translation MAKKGEAVCVTGGSGCIGSWLVRLLLDRGYTVHATVQDLKDESETKHLEALEGAETRLRLFQIDLLDYGSILSAVNGCAGVFHLASPCIVDQVQDPEKQLLDPAIKGTINVLTAAKEAAVSRVVVTSSISAITPSPSWPGDVVKAEGCWTDIEYCKQNGLWYPLSKTLAEKAAMDFAKEKGLDVVVVNPGTVMGPVIPPRLNASMLMLVRLLQGCTETYENFFMGSVHFKDVALAHILVYENKTASGRHLCVEAISHYGDFVAKVAELYPEYKVPRLPKDTQPGLLRTPLGSKKLMDLGLQFIPMEQIIKEAVESLKSKGFI, from the exons ATGGCGAAGAAGGGTGAAGCGGTGTGCGTCACCGGAGGCAGCGGCTGCATTGGATCCTGGCTCGTCCGTCTCCTTCTCGACCGTGGCTACACCGTCCACGCCACCGTCCAAGATCTCA AGGACGAGAGTGAAACGAAGcacctagaagccctagaagGCGCAGAGACCCGCCTTCGTCTCTTCCAGATCGATCTCCTTGACTACGGCTCCATCTTATCCGCCGTCAATGGCTGCGCCGGAGTCTTCCACCTCGCCTCTCCCTGCATCGTCGATCAAGTCCAAGATCCcgag AAGCAACTTCTGGACCCGGCGATCAAGGGAACTATAAATGTGCTGACGGCGGCGAAGGAAGCTGCGGTGAGCCGCGTGGTAGTGACATCGTCGATTTCAGCTATTACTCCGAGCCCTAGTTGGCCTGGAGACGTCGTCAAGGCTGAGGGTTGCTGGACTGACATTGAGTACTGCAAGCAGAACGGA TTATGGTATCCACTTTCTAAAACACTAGCGGAGAAAGCGGCAATGGATTTTGCGAAAGAGAAGGGTTTGGATGTGGTGGTGGTGAATCCTGGGACGGTGATGGGTCCTGTGATTCCTCCCAGACTCAATGCAAGCATGTTAATGCTTGTCCGCCTTCTCCAGG GGTGCACTGAAACATATGAGAACTTCTTTATGGGATCTGTGCATTTTAAAGATGTAGCCCTAGCACATATCTTGGTGTATGAGAACAAAACAGCATCTGGAAGGCACTTGTGTGTTGAAGCTATATCTCATTATGGTGATTTTGTGGCAAAGGTTGCCGAACTTTACCCCGAATATAAGGTGCCAAG GTTGCCTAAGGATACCCAACCTGGGTTGTTGAGGACGCCGCTTGGATCCAAGAAGCTGATGGACTTGGGCTTACAATTCATTCCGATGGAACAAATTATCAAGGAAGCTGTTGAGAGTTTGAAGAGCAAAGGATTTATTTGA
- the LOC132164027 gene encoding glucan endo-1,3-beta-glucosidase 9, which yields MANSHQMPPNLCPIIFLFFFAILVLASGVRAVGVNWGTAASHPLPPPEVVELLKSNNITKVKLFDADPLVLQALSGSNIGVIVGIPNSMLRSLNSSKKAAESWVHDNVTRYFSNGGSGVRIEYVAVGDEPFLQSYGEQFHPFVIGAATKIQEALIRANLESKLKVVVPCSYDTFQSESSLPSKGHFRSDLNKTMIQLLTFLSKHSSPFFVSISPFITLHQNKNISLNFSLFKETAHPHNDSHRTYKNSFDLSYDTVVSALSTVGFPNMDIVVAQIGWPTDGATNATPSVAETFMKGLMNHLHSKLGTPLRPRNPPIETYIFSLLDEDQRSITAGNFERHWGIFTFDGQAKYPVDFGLGSKNLVNAQNVEYLPSKWCVVNNNKDLSNATARALEACSVADCTALSPGGSCSNISWPGNISYAFNSYYQQHDQRADSCDFGSLGLITTVDPSVDHCRFSVELRTSQSDSLHGSFFFHWTTWLIATSVFLLRFT from the exons ATGGCAAACTCTCACCAAATGCCTCCGAATCTTTGCCCAAtcatcttccttttcttcttcgcCATCTTGGTCCTGGCCTCAGGGGTCCGAGCCGTAGGCGTGAACTGGGGCACCGCCGCCTCGCACCCTCTCCCACCGCCCGAGGTGGTGGAGCTCTTGAAGTCCAATAACATCACCAAAGTGAAGCTCTTTGATGCCGACCCACTTGTTCTCCAAGCGCTCTCCGGGTCCAACATCGGCGTCATTGTGGGCATTCCAAATAGTATGCTCAGAAGCTTGAACTCTTCCAAAAAGGCTGCGGAGAGTTGGGTACACGATAATGTCACCCGCTACTTCTCCAATGGAGGCAGTGGAGTTCGAATTGA GTATGTTGCTGTTGGAGATGAGCCATTTCTCCAAAGTTACGGTGAGCAGTTCCATCCCTTTGTAATTGGAGCAGCCACAAAAATCCAGGAAGCTTTGATCAGAGCAAACTTGGAAAGTAAATTGAAGGTTGTAGTCCCTTGCAGTTACGATACCTTCCAGTCAGAATCCAGCCTGCCCTCAAAAGGACACTTCAGGTCTGACCTCAACAAAACCATGATCCAACTCCTCACATTTCTTAGCAAGCATAGCTCACCATTCTTTGTGAGCATCTCTCCATTTATAACTCTCCACCAAAACAAGAACATTTCCCTCAACTTTTCTCTCTTCAAAGAAACTGCTCACCCTCATAATGACAGCCACAGAACATACAAAAACAGCTTTGACTTGAGCTATGATACCGTAGTTAGTGCATTATCAACAGTAGGATTTCCCAACATGGATATTGTTGTGGCACAGATTGGTTGGCCTACGGATGGAGCAACCAATGCGACCCCATCCGTTGCAGAGACCTTCATGAAAGGCCTGATGAACCATCTTCATAGCAAATTGGGTACCCCACTTAGGCCTCGGAATCCACCAATTGAAACATACATATTTAGCCTTTTAGATGAGGACCAAAGAAGCATAACCGCTGGAAATTTTGAGAGACATTGGggtatttttacttttgatgGCCAAGCCAAGTATCCAGTTGATTTTGGCTTGGGTTCAAAAAACCTTGTGAATGCTCAAAATGTGGAGTATCTTCCATCCAAGTGGTGCGTTGTGAACAATAATAAAGACTTGTCTAATGCAACGGCACGTGCGTTAGAAGCATGTTCGGTTGCTGATTGCACAGCTCTCTCCCCTGGTGGGTCTTGTTCTAATATTAGCTGGCCCGGGAATATATCATATGCGTTTAATAGCTATTATCAGCAGCATGATCAAAGGGCAGACAGCTGtgattttggaagtttgggTTTAATCACAACTGTTGATCCATCGGTTGATCATTGCAGATTTTCAGTTGAACTTCGCACTTCACAATCAGATTCACTTCATGGGTCCTTTTTTTTCCACTGGACAACCTGGCTAATAGCTACTTCAGTATTTTTGCTCAGATTTACATAG
- the LOC132164686 gene encoding small ribosomal subunit protein eS4z — protein sequence MARGLKKHLKRLNAPKHWMLDKLGGAFAPKPSSGPHKSRECLPLILILRNRLKYALTYREVIAILMQRHVLVDGKVRTDKTYPAGFMDVVSIPKTNENFRLLYDTKGRFRLHSIRDEEAKFKLCKVRSVQFGQKGIPYLNTHDGRTIRYPDPLIKAHDTIKLDLETNKITDFIKFDVGNVVMVTGGRNRGRVGVIKNREKHKGTFETVHIQDATGHEFATRLGNVYTIGKGTKPWVSLPKGKGIKLTIIEEARKRNQGQPLTAA from the exons ATG GCTAGGGGCTTGAAGAAACATCTGAAGAGGCTCAATGCACCAAAACATTGGATGCTTGACAAACTTGGGGGCGCATTT GCTCCTAAGCCATCATCTGGCCCCCACAAATCCAGGGAGTGCTTGCCATTAATCCTTATTTTGCGGAACAGGTTGAAGTATGCCCTCACATACCGTGAGGTCATTGCCATTCTGATGCAGCGACATGTTTTGGTTGATGGGAAGGTTAGGACTGACAAGACCTACCCCGCAGGCTTCATGG atGTGGTATCAATTCCAAAAACAAATGAGAACTTCCGTCTCCTTTATGATACCAAGGGTCGTTTCCGTCTCCACTCAATTAGGGATGAAGAGGCAAAG TTCAAGCTTTGCAAGGTCCGGTCTGTGCAGTTTGGGCAGAAGGGAATTCCCTATCTCAACACCCACGATGGGCGAACTATCCGCTACCCAGACCCACTTATCAAGGCTCATGACACCATCAAGCTGGATTTAGAGACCAACAAGATCACCGATTTCATTAAGTTTGATGTTGGGAATGTTGTCATGGTGACTGGTGGTAGAAACAGAGGCCGTGTTGGAGTCATTAAGAACAGGGAAAAGCATAAGGGAACATTCGAGACTGTTCACATCCAGGATGCCACTGGTCATGAGTTTGCAACCCGTCTTGGAAATGTTTACACCATTGGCAAGGGTACAAAGCCATGGGTCTCTCTGCCCAAGGGCAAGGGTATCAAACTGACCATCATTGAAGAGGCAAGGAAGAGGAACCAAGGCCAACCACTCACAGCTGCTTAA